A genomic window from Streptomyces sp. NBC_00234 includes:
- a CDS encoding precorrin-2 C(20)-methyltransferase, whose product MTVSTQPSTRTTGRLYGVGLGPGDPSLMTIRAVRVIAEADVVAYHSARHGRSIARSIAAEHIRADHIEEALVYPVTTETTDHPGGYRGALEEFYAEAAARLAVHLDAGLTVAVLAEGDPLFYGSYMHMHKRLADRYDTEVIPGVTSVSAAAARLQTPLVEGEEVLTILPGTLPEEELTARLAATDSAVVMKLGRTFPAVRRAFEASGRLPEARYVERATMAGERTGDLADTDADSVPYFAVAVLPSRIDAPRPERAPGSGEVVVVGTGPAGPLWLTPETRGALAAADDVVGYTTYLDRVPVRPGQSRHGSDNKVESERAEFALDLAGRGRRVAVVSGGDPGVFAMATAVLEVASQDLYKDIAVRVLPGVTAANAAAARAGAPLGHDYATISLSDRLKPWEVIAERLRAAATADLVMALYNPGSRTRTWQVGKARDLLLEHRSPDTPVVLGRDVGGPAESVRTVRLADLDPDEVDMRTILIVGSSQTQWVRRGDGRQIVWTPRRYPDAP is encoded by the coding sequence GTGACCGTGAGCACGCAGCCCAGCACACGGACCACCGGCCGGCTGTACGGCGTGGGCCTGGGTCCCGGCGACCCGTCCCTCATGACGATCCGGGCCGTCCGGGTCATCGCCGAAGCCGACGTCGTGGCCTACCACAGCGCCCGTCACGGCCGCTCCATCGCCCGTTCCATCGCGGCCGAGCACATCCGTGCCGACCACATCGAAGAGGCGCTGGTCTACCCCGTCACCACGGAGACCACCGACCACCCGGGCGGCTACCGGGGCGCGTTGGAGGAGTTCTACGCCGAGGCCGCGGCCCGCCTCGCGGTGCATCTCGACGCCGGACTCACCGTCGCCGTGCTCGCCGAGGGCGACCCGCTCTTCTACGGCTCGTACATGCACATGCACAAGCGGCTCGCGGACCGGTACGACACCGAGGTCATCCCCGGTGTCACCTCGGTCAGCGCCGCGGCGGCGCGCCTCCAGACCCCGCTCGTCGAGGGCGAGGAGGTGCTGACGATCCTGCCCGGCACGCTGCCCGAGGAGGAGCTGACGGCACGTCTGGCGGCCACGGACTCCGCGGTGGTGATGAAGCTGGGCCGTACGTTCCCCGCCGTTCGCCGTGCCTTCGAGGCGTCCGGGCGGCTGCCCGAGGCACGGTACGTCGAGCGGGCCACGATGGCCGGCGAACGCACCGGTGACCTCGCGGACACGGACGCCGACTCGGTGCCGTACTTCGCCGTCGCGGTGCTGCCGAGCCGTATCGACGCGCCGCGCCCCGAACGGGCGCCCGGCTCCGGCGAGGTCGTCGTCGTCGGCACCGGCCCCGCGGGGCCGCTGTGGCTGACGCCGGAGACGCGCGGTGCGCTGGCCGCGGCCGACGACGTGGTCGGCTACACGACGTATCTGGACCGGGTCCCGGTCCGGCCGGGCCAGTCGCGCCACGGCTCGGACAACAAGGTCGAGTCGGAGCGTGCCGAGTTCGCCCTCGACCTGGCCGGGCGCGGCCGACGGGTGGCCGTGGTGTCGGGCGGTGACCCGGGGGTCTTCGCCATGGCGACGGCGGTGCTGGAGGTCGCGTCGCAGGACCTGTACAAGGACATCGCGGTACGGGTGCTGCCGGGTGTGACCGCGGCCAACGCCGCCGCCGCCCGCGCGGGCGCCCCGCTGGGCCACGACTACGCCACGATCTCCCTCTCCGACCGCCTCAAGCCGTGGGAGGTCATCGCGGAGAGGCTGCGCGCCGCGGCCACGGCCGACCTCGTGATGGCGCTGTACAACCCCGGTTCGCGCACCCGGACCTGGCAGGTGGGCAAGGCCCGCGACCTGCTGCTGGAACACCGCTCCCCGGACACCCCCGTGGTGCTGGGCCGGGACGTCGGCGGGCCTGCGGAGAGCGTCCGTACGGTACGCCTGGCCGATCTCGACCCGGACGAGGTCGACATGCGGACGATCCTCATCGTCGGGTCCTCGCAGACCCAGTGGGTGCGGCGGGGAGACGGCCGGCAGATCGTCTGGACGCCGCGGCGGTACCCGGACGCCCCTTAA
- the cobG gene encoding precorrin-3B synthase, with amino-acid sequence MLAAMSASALSPRSQGAASARSSGDACPGSLRLHRADDGALARVRIPGGVLTVAQAEALHEAARRLGDGDVHLTSRGNAQLRGLAPDCGTELAQVLGDAGLLPSERHERVRNIVASPLSGLDDRELPDIRPWLTELDRLLCRSDRATGLSGRFLFALDDGRGDVDALGADVTLIASPADGGAVLRIGGHDTVLRLPATGATAPAAALVAAETFLEAARDSGAWRVKDLPDDVRAALPARIAQELSGTSPAELPRPSLAVAPPPGPVPAGPHGAVALSAGVPLGRLAPAQWQLLVGTARQCGGELRFTPWRGVVVPGAPADRVPELLAALGAAGLITGDASPWTGVGACIGRPGCAKSLADVRAEAGAAVGPPGRLPVYWSGCERRCGHPHGEWVDVVATADGGHRVTVVRDGGPHDPVTVPPGSSSLAAAVATARGSGRRATGDRA; translated from the coding sequence ATGCTCGCCGCCATGTCCGCATCCGCCCTTTCGCCCCGGTCCCAGGGCGCCGCCTCTGCCCGGAGCAGCGGTGATGCCTGCCCCGGCTCACTGCGGCTGCACCGGGCGGACGACGGTGCGCTCGCCCGGGTCCGGATACCCGGCGGGGTCCTGACCGTCGCTCAGGCGGAGGCCCTGCACGAGGCGGCCCGCCGGCTCGGCGACGGTGACGTTCACCTCACCTCGCGCGGCAACGCCCAGCTCCGCGGCCTCGCCCCGGACTGCGGCACCGAGCTCGCCCAGGTGCTCGGCGACGCCGGACTCCTGCCCTCCGAACGCCACGAACGCGTACGGAACATCGTCGCGTCGCCGCTCTCGGGTCTCGACGACCGCGAACTGCCGGACATCCGCCCGTGGCTGACCGAACTGGACCGGCTGCTCTGCCGGAGCGACCGCGCGACCGGCCTCTCCGGCCGCTTCCTCTTCGCCCTCGACGACGGCCGCGGCGACGTGGACGCCCTCGGCGCCGATGTGACCCTGATCGCGTCCCCCGCCGACGGCGGGGCCGTCCTGCGGATCGGCGGCCACGACACCGTCCTGCGCCTGCCGGCCACCGGCGCCACCGCCCCCGCCGCCGCCCTCGTGGCCGCCGAGACCTTCCTGGAAGCCGCCCGGGACTCCGGCGCCTGGCGGGTCAAGGACCTGCCCGACGACGTCCGCGCCGCACTCCCGGCCCGTATCGCGCAGGAACTCTCCGGGACCTCCCCGGCCGAGCTGCCCCGCCCGTCCCTCGCCGTCGCGCCGCCTCCCGGCCCCGTACCCGCGGGCCCGCACGGCGCCGTCGCGCTCTCCGCAGGCGTACCGCTGGGGCGGCTCGCCCCGGCCCAGTGGCAGCTGCTCGTCGGGACCGCCCGGCAGTGCGGCGGCGAGCTGCGGTTCACCCCGTGGCGCGGCGTCGTCGTGCCCGGCGCCCCCGCGGACCGCGTCCCCGAGCTCCTGGCCGCCCTCGGCGCAGCCGGTCTGATCACCGGCGACGCCTCCCCCTGGACGGGTGTGGGCGCCTGCATCGGGCGGCCCGGCTGCGCCAAGTCGCTGGCCGACGTACGGGCCGAAGCGGGCGCCGCCGTCGGACCGCCCGGACGGCTGCCCGTGTACTGGTCCGGGTGCGAACGCCGGTGCGGCCACCCGCACGGGGAGTGGGTCGACGTGGTGGCCACCGCCGACGGCGGGCACCGCGTCACCGTCGTACGGGACGGCGGCCCGCACGACCCCGTGACCGTCCCGCCCGGCTCGTCCTCACTCGCCGCCGCGGTGGCCACGGCCCGCGGCAGCGGCCGTCGCGCCACCGGCGACCGCGCATGA
- a CDS encoding precorrin-8X methylmutase, whose product MHQYEKDGPAIYRQSFATIRAEADLAGLPADVSQVAVRMIHACGMVDLVRDLAFSPDAVAHARAALRSGAPILCDVAMVASGVTRKRLPADNEVICTLSDPAVPDLAAKLGTTRSAAALELWRDRMEGAVVAVGNAPTALFRLLEMIEEGAPRPAAVIGVPVGFIGAAESKDALAAHPSGLEHLIVRGRRGGSAIAAAALNAIASEEE is encoded by the coding sequence GTGCATCAGTACGAGAAGGACGGACCGGCGATCTACCGCCAGTCCTTCGCCACCATCCGCGCCGAGGCGGATCTGGCAGGGCTGCCCGCCGACGTGAGCCAGGTCGCCGTCCGCATGATCCACGCCTGCGGCATGGTCGACCTCGTACGCGATCTCGCCTTCTCCCCGGACGCCGTGGCGCACGCCCGTGCCGCGCTGCGGTCCGGTGCGCCGATCCTCTGCGACGTGGCCATGGTCGCGAGCGGCGTCACCCGCAAGCGGCTGCCCGCGGACAACGAGGTGATCTGCACCCTGTCCGACCCGGCCGTGCCGGACCTCGCGGCGAAGCTGGGCACCACCCGCAGCGCCGCCGCCCTGGAGCTGTGGCGGGACCGCATGGAGGGCGCCGTCGTCGCCGTCGGCAACGCCCCCACCGCGCTCTTCCGGCTGCTGGAGATGATCGAGGAGGGCGCCCCGCGCCCCGCGGCCGTCATAGGCGTGCCGGTCGGCTTCATCGGAGCCGCCGAGTCCAAGGACGCCCTGGCCGCGCACCCGTCCGGCCTGGAGCACCTGATCGTGCGCGGCCGTCGCGGCGGCAGCGCGATCGCGGCAGCGGCCCTGAACGCCATCGCCAGCGAGGAGGAGTGA
- a CDS encoding alpha/beta fold hydrolase produces MTAGRGTGGRRLTSFERGGLVFDVVDQGPLDGDVVVLLHGFPQTASSWDLLAPLLHTSGYRTLAPTQRGYSARARPRGRFAYRLSHLTEDVLALIEAAEPGDGKVHVVGHDWGAAVAWTLAATRPDTVATLTALSVPHPAAFMRALFTSRQLLMSWYMFFIQLPWLPELFVRRINPAAGPRPAARRMAAGQTEARLLRDMDFLVNSGALTPALNWYRAMPFNPPGRLAKVAVPTLFVRSDRDPALGRTGAELTRRFVTGPYTFRTLAGIGHWIPEEAAQEVARLLRVHLAGSPRRPR; encoded by the coding sequence ATGACGGCGGGACGCGGCACCGGCGGGCGCCGGCTCACGTCCTTCGAGCGCGGCGGCCTGGTGTTCGACGTCGTCGACCAGGGTCCGCTCGACGGGGACGTCGTGGTGCTCCTGCACGGGTTTCCTCAGACGGCGAGCTCCTGGGACCTGCTCGCACCGCTGCTGCACACCTCGGGGTACCGCACCTTGGCGCCCACCCAACGCGGCTACTCGGCCCGGGCCCGGCCGCGCGGCAGGTTCGCCTATCGCCTGTCCCATCTCACCGAGGACGTGCTCGCCCTCATCGAGGCGGCCGAACCCGGCGACGGCAAGGTGCACGTCGTCGGGCACGACTGGGGCGCCGCGGTCGCCTGGACACTCGCCGCCACCCGGCCGGACACGGTCGCCACCCTGACCGCCCTGTCCGTCCCCCATCCCGCCGCCTTCATGCGGGCCCTCTTCACCAGCCGTCAGCTCCTGATGTCCTGGTACATGTTCTTCATCCAACTCCCCTGGCTGCCCGAGCTGTTCGTACGCCGCATCAACCCGGCCGCCGGGCCCCGCCCCGCCGCGCGGCGGATGGCTGCCGGCCAGACCGAGGCACGCCTCCTCAGGGACATGGACTTCCTGGTGAACTCGGGCGCCCTCACCCCGGCCCTCAACTGGTACCGGGCCATGCCGTTCAACCCTCCGGGCCGTCTGGCCAAGGTCGCCGTCCCGACCCTGTTCGTGCGGAGCGACCGCGACCCCGCGCTGGGCCGCACGGGCGCCGAGCTCACGCGCAGGTTCGTGACCGGCCCGTACACCTTCCGCACCCTGGCCGGTATCGGCCACTGGATTCCGGAGGAGGCCGCCCAGGAAGTGGCCAGGCTCCTTCGCGTCCACCTCGCGGGCTCACCCCGGAGGCCGCGGTGA
- the cobN gene encoding cobaltochelatase subunit CobN, with product MILLLSTSDTDLLSARASEGPVSYRYANPSRLPLDTLPQLLDGVDLVVVRLLGGVRAWQDGLDQLLATGRPVVVLTGEQAPDAQLMAASTVPIGIAAEAHAYLAHGGPANLAQLGRFLSDTVLLTGHGFDPPAPAPAWGPLERTARPMDEDAPTIAVLYYRAHHMSGNTAFIDSLCSAVEDAGARPLPLYVASLRTPEPELIDELRAADAIVTTVLAAGGTRPAEASAGGDDESWDAGALTGLDVPILQALCLTGSRSDWEDNDEGVSPLDAASQIAVPEFDGRLITVPFSFKEIDEDGLPAYVADAERAARVAGIAVRHARLRHIPAAEKRIALVLSAYPTKHSRIGNAVGLDTPASAVALLRRLRAEGYDFGPEEEIPGLVSGDGDELIYALIEAGGHDQEWLTEEQLARNPVRIPAADYRRWFATLPAELREAVEQHWGPAPGEMFVDRSHNPEGDIVLAALRRGNLLVLIQPPRGFGENPIAIYHDPDLPPSHHYLAAYRWIAASAEDKGFGADAMIHLGKHGNLEWLPGKNAGLSAACGPDAALGDLPLVYPFLVNDPGEGTQAKRRVHATLVDHLVPPMARADSYGDIARLEQLLDEHAQIAAMDPAKLPAIRAQIWTLIQAAKLDHDLGLEDRPEDEGFDEFIMHLDGWLCEIKDVQIRDGLHVLGGAPTGKERVNLVLAILRARQIWGGTASLPGLREALGLDESAATRTAADEIEEQARALVQAMEDADWEPSAVAAVAAGLPSAVADILDFAAREVVPRLAATTDELDHTVHALNGGFVPAGPSGSPLRGLVNVLPTGRNFYSVDPKAVPSKLAWETGQALADSLLERYRADNGDWPTSVGLSLWGTSAMRTAGDDIAEAFALLGVRPLWDDASRRVTGLEPIPYEELGRPRIDVTLRISGFFRDAFPHTIGLLDDAVRLAASLDEPAERNHVRAHTQADLAEHGDERRATTRIFGSRPGTYGAGLLQLIDSRDWRTDADLAEVYTVWGGYAYGRELDGRPARDEMETAYKRIAVAAKNTDTREHDIADSDDYFQYHGGMVATVRALKGTAPEAYIGDSTRPETVRTRTLVEETSRVFRARVVNPKWIEAMRRHGYKGAFELAATVDYLFGYDATTGVVADWMYDKLTETYVLDPTNREFLQQANPWALHGIAERLLEAESRGMWAKPDPAVLDALRKVFLETEGDLEGED from the coding sequence ATGATTCTGCTTCTGTCGACGTCCGACACCGACCTGCTGAGCGCACGCGCATCGGAAGGCCCGGTCAGCTACCGCTACGCCAACCCCTCCCGGCTCCCGCTCGACACCCTTCCCCAGCTCCTCGACGGCGTGGACCTCGTGGTCGTCCGCCTGCTCGGCGGCGTACGCGCCTGGCAGGACGGGCTCGACCAGCTGCTCGCCACCGGCCGCCCCGTCGTCGTGCTGACCGGCGAACAGGCGCCCGACGCCCAGCTGATGGCCGCCTCCACCGTCCCGATCGGGATCGCCGCCGAGGCGCACGCCTACCTCGCGCACGGCGGCCCCGCCAACCTGGCGCAGCTGGGCCGGTTCCTGTCCGACACCGTCCTGCTCACGGGACACGGCTTCGACCCGCCCGCCCCGGCCCCGGCCTGGGGCCCGCTGGAGCGGACCGCCCGCCCGATGGACGAGGACGCGCCCACCATCGCGGTGCTCTACTACCGCGCCCACCACATGAGCGGGAACACCGCGTTCATCGACTCCCTCTGCTCGGCCGTGGAGGACGCGGGGGCCCGCCCCCTGCCGCTGTACGTCGCCTCGCTCCGTACCCCCGAGCCCGAGCTCATCGACGAACTCCGCGCCGCGGACGCCATCGTGACCACGGTCCTCGCCGCGGGCGGCACCCGGCCCGCCGAGGCATCCGCGGGCGGTGACGACGAGTCGTGGGACGCGGGCGCGCTGACCGGCCTCGACGTACCGATCCTGCAGGCGCTCTGCCTGACCGGTTCGCGCAGCGACTGGGAGGACAACGACGAGGGCGTCTCCCCGCTGGACGCCGCGAGCCAGATCGCGGTCCCGGAGTTCGACGGCCGGCTGATCACCGTGCCGTTCTCCTTCAAGGAGATCGACGAGGACGGCCTGCCCGCGTACGTCGCGGACGCCGAACGCGCCGCGAGGGTCGCCGGAATCGCCGTACGGCACGCGAGGCTCCGCCACATCCCGGCCGCCGAGAAGCGGATCGCGCTCGTCCTCTCCGCGTACCCGACCAAGCACTCCCGTATAGGCAACGCGGTCGGTCTCGACACCCCCGCCAGCGCCGTCGCGCTCCTGCGCAGGCTCAGGGCCGAGGGGTACGACTTCGGCCCCGAGGAGGAGATCCCCGGCCTCGTCTCCGGCGACGGCGACGAGCTCATCTACGCCCTGATCGAGGCCGGCGGCCACGACCAGGAGTGGCTCACCGAGGAGCAGCTGGCCCGCAACCCGGTCCGGATTCCGGCGGCCGACTACCGCCGCTGGTTCGCCACGCTGCCGGCCGAGCTGCGCGAGGCCGTCGAGCAGCACTGGGGCCCGGCCCCCGGCGAGATGTTCGTGGACCGGTCGCACAACCCCGAGGGCGACATCGTGCTCGCGGCCCTGCGCCGCGGCAATCTGCTCGTCCTCATCCAGCCGCCCCGCGGTTTCGGCGAGAACCCGATCGCGATCTACCACGACCCCGATCTGCCGCCCTCGCACCACTATCTGGCCGCGTACCGCTGGATCGCCGCGTCCGCCGAGGACAAGGGCTTCGGCGCCGACGCGATGATCCACCTCGGCAAGCACGGCAACCTGGAGTGGCTGCCCGGCAAGAACGCCGGACTCTCCGCGGCCTGCGGCCCCGACGCGGCCCTGGGCGACCTGCCGCTGGTGTACCCGTTCCTGGTGAACGACCCCGGCGAGGGCACCCAGGCCAAGCGCCGGGTGCACGCCACCCTTGTCGACCACCTCGTGCCGCCGATGGCCCGCGCCGACAGCTACGGCGACATCGCCCGGCTGGAGCAGCTCCTCGACGAGCACGCCCAGATCGCGGCGATGGACCCGGCGAAGCTCCCGGCGATCCGCGCACAGATCTGGACCCTCATCCAGGCCGCGAAGCTCGACCACGACCTGGGGCTCGAAGACCGGCCCGAGGACGAGGGCTTCGACGAGTTCATCATGCATCTCGACGGCTGGCTCTGTGAGATCAAGGACGTCCAGATCCGCGACGGTCTGCACGTCCTGGGCGGCGCCCCGACCGGCAAGGAGCGCGTCAACCTGGTCCTGGCGATTCTGCGCGCCCGGCAGATCTGGGGCGGTACGGCGTCGCTGCCCGGCCTGCGCGAGGCCCTCGGCCTCGACGAGTCGGCGGCCACCCGCACCGCGGCCGACGAGATCGAGGAGCAGGCCCGCGCCCTGGTCCAGGCGATGGAGGACGCGGACTGGGAGCCGTCGGCGGTGGCGGCCGTGGCCGCGGGACTGCCCTCGGCGGTCGCCGACATCCTCGACTTCGCCGCCCGTGAGGTCGTCCCGCGCCTCGCCGCGACGACCGACGAACTCGACCACACCGTGCACGCGTTGAACGGCGGGTTCGTGCCCGCCGGTCCCTCCGGGTCCCCGCTGCGGGGTCTGGTCAACGTCCTGCCGACGGGCCGCAACTTCTACTCCGTCGACCCGAAGGCCGTCCCCTCCAAGCTCGCCTGGGAGACCGGACAGGCCCTCGCCGACTCGCTGCTGGAGCGCTACCGCGCGGACAACGGCGACTGGCCCACCTCGGTCGGTCTGTCGCTGTGGGGCACCAGCGCGATGCGCACGGCGGGCGACGACATCGCCGAGGCGTTCGCGCTGCTCGGGGTCCGCCCGCTGTGGGACGACGCCTCGCGCCGAGTCACGGGCCTGGAGCCGATCCCGTACGAGGAGCTCGGCCGGCCGCGCATCGACGTCACGCTGCGCATCTCCGGCTTCTTCCGCGACGCGTTCCCGCACACCATCGGCCTCCTCGACGACGCGGTGCGACTGGCCGCCTCGCTCGACGAGCCCGCCGAGCGGAACCACGTACGCGCGCACACCCAGGCCGATCTGGCCGAGCACGGCGACGAGCGCCGCGCCACCACCCGTATCTTCGGCTCCCGCCCCGGCACGTACGGCGCGGGTCTGCTCCAGCTCATCGACTCGCGGGACTGGCGCACCGATGCCGACCTCGCCGAGGTGTACACGGTGTGGGGCGGCTACGCGTACGGCCGTGAGCTGGACGGACGTCCGGCCCGCGACGAGATGGAGACCGCGTACAAGCGCATCGCCGTGGCCGCGAAGAACACCGACACCCGTGAGCACGACATCGCGGACTCGGACGACTACTTCCAGTACCACGGCGGCATGGTCGCCACGGTCCGCGCGCTGAAGGGCACCGCCCCGGAGGCGTACATCGGCGACTCGACGCGCCCCGAGACGGTCCGCACCCGGACGCTGGTCGAGGAGACCTCGCGCGTCTTCCGGGCCCGGGTCGTCAACCCCAAGTGGATCGAGGCGATGCGCCGCCACGGGTACAAGGGGGCCTTCGAACTGGCCGCCACCGTCGACTACCTCTTCGGGTACGACGCGACGACGGGCGTCGTCGCCGACTGGATGTACGACAAGCTCACCGAGACGTACGTCCTGGACCCGACGAACCGCGAGTTCCTCCAGCAGGCCAACCCCTGGGCGCTGCACGGCATCGCGGAGCGCCTCCTGGAGGCCGAGTCGCGCGGGATGTGGGCCAAGCCCGACCCCGCGGTCCTCGACGCCCTGCGCAAGGTCTTCCTGGAGACGGAAGGCGACCTGGAGGGCGAGGACTGA
- a CDS encoding lysyl oxidase family protein — MTTSRQTRLWRSTMAAAAAITVTAGVVAAAPEAEKASTTPKLSLIAASTSVTLDSWKEDPGVYLDLGTYVTAENGPFELKVTRKSYKDPVVATQIIREGKKTRTKTLPRGVVKDFAGLPGFARIVITDAAGKAVANRTEAFCPNNASGRVRPDAPSTSKYPESCPVNPFTLGSVWGVENGWASNTYAGYYGAPVDLKPGKYTAKVSVTKKYRDLFGIADQPRTIKVTVRERSYEEGGSEGLRSGASPMAGHAGHGAMRSPAPASATSGAGPSYNVGHGPHTPAPPALPWSLKKSALRASAMGDAPGQTDGSRKAPAVAPNAARPKGKASVPDVPKPDLRSLPAYGITVSDGEQNVKGKDYLAFSANVWNAGPAQLVVDGFRSPGKKLMDAYQYFYDAKGKQVGYTPTGTMEWDPRPGHEHWHFTDFASYRLLKADKKETVRSGKEAFCLANTDAVDYTVKNANWHPDNTDLSTACGQENSISVREVLDVGSGDTYTQDLPGQSFDITGLANGTYYIQVLANPEKRLKETNLKNNSALRKVILGGTPGARTVKVPAHDLVNAN; from the coding sequence ATGACCACATCCCGCCAGACCCGTCTGTGGCGCTCGACGATGGCCGCAGCCGCGGCCATCACCGTGACCGCCGGAGTCGTGGCAGCCGCGCCCGAAGCCGAGAAGGCGTCGACCACGCCGAAGCTCAGCCTCATCGCGGCCTCCACGTCGGTGACTCTCGACTCGTGGAAGGAAGACCCCGGCGTCTATCTGGACCTCGGTACGTACGTCACCGCCGAGAACGGGCCCTTCGAGCTCAAGGTGACCCGTAAGTCGTACAAGGACCCGGTCGTCGCCACCCAGATCATCCGCGAGGGGAAGAAGACCCGGACCAAGACTCTTCCCCGCGGCGTGGTGAAGGACTTCGCGGGGCTCCCGGGCTTCGCCAGGATCGTCATCACCGACGCGGCCGGCAAGGCCGTGGCGAACCGGACGGAAGCCTTCTGCCCGAACAACGCCTCCGGGCGGGTACGTCCCGACGCCCCGTCCACGTCGAAGTACCCGGAGAGCTGCCCCGTCAACCCGTTCACCCTGGGCTCGGTGTGGGGCGTCGAGAACGGCTGGGCGTCCAACACGTACGCGGGCTACTACGGCGCTCCGGTCGACCTGAAGCCCGGCAAGTACACCGCCAAGGTCTCCGTGACCAAGAAGTACCGCGACCTCTTCGGCATCGCCGACCAGCCCCGGACCATCAAGGTGACGGTCCGCGAGCGCAGCTATGAGGAGGGCGGCTCGGAGGGCCTGCGGAGCGGCGCGTCCCCCATGGCCGGGCACGCCGGTCACGGTGCGATGCGCTCACCGGCCCCCGCTTCCGCGACGAGCGGCGCCGGTCCCTCGTACAACGTGGGTCACGGACCCCACACCCCCGCACCGCCGGCTCTCCCCTGGTCGCTCAAGAAGAGCGCGCTGCGGGCGTCGGCCATGGGTGACGCCCCCGGGCAGACGGACGGTTCCAGGAAGGCTCCCGCCGTCGCGCCCAACGCGGCGCGGCCGAAGGGCAAGGCGAGCGTCCCGGACGTCCCCAAGCCGGACCTCCGCTCGCTGCCGGCCTACGGCATCACGGTCAGCGACGGCGAGCAGAACGTGAAGGGCAAGGACTACCTCGCCTTCAGCGCCAACGTGTGGAACGCCGGCCCCGCGCAGCTCGTGGTGGACGGCTTCCGCTCCCCGGGCAAGAAGCTGATGGACGCCTACCAGTACTTCTACGACGCCAAGGGCAAGCAGGTCGGCTACACGCCCACCGGCACCATGGAGTGGGACCCCCGCCCGGGCCACGAGCACTGGCACTTCACCGACTTCGCCAGCTATCGGCTGCTCAAGGCCGACAAGAAGGAGACGGTGCGCAGCGGCAAGGAGGCGTTCTGCCTGGCCAACACCGACGCCGTCGACTACACGGTGAAGAACGCCAACTGGCACCCGGACAACACCGACCTCTCGACCGCGTGCGGCCAGGAGAACTCGATCTCCGTGCGTGAGGTCCTCGACGTGGGATCCGGCGACACCTACACGCAGGACCTGCCCGGCCAGTCCTTCGACATCACCGGTCTCGCGAACGGCACCTACTACATCCAGGTGCTGGCCAACCCGGAGAAGCGGCTCAAGGAGACCAACCTCAAGAACAACAGCGCCCTGCGCAAGGTGATCCTGGGCGGCACGCCGGGCGCACGCACGGTGAAGGTGCCCGCGCACGACCTGGTGAACGCCAACTGA
- a CDS encoding cobalt-precorrin-6A reductase, whose translation MHVLVLGGTTEARRLAGSLVDTLPAGTRVTSSLAGRVARPVLPPGEVRIGGFGGAGGLAEWLRAHRVDALIDATHPFAETISFNAASAAATAHVPLLALRRPGWVPVAGDRWHPAGSLDAAAGLLPALGRRVFLTTGRMGLAAFAGLDELWFLMRSVDAPEAPFPARMEVLLDRGPFTLDGERELIRSRRIDVVVTKDSGGDATAPKLTAAREAGIPVVVVGRPPVPEGVPVAGTPEQAVAWLRETVAARP comes from the coding sequence CTGCATGTACTCGTGCTCGGCGGCACGACGGAAGCCCGGCGGCTCGCCGGGTCGCTGGTGGACACCCTGCCTGCCGGAACACGGGTGACCAGTTCGCTCGCGGGCCGTGTCGCCCGCCCCGTGCTCCCGCCCGGCGAGGTGCGGATCGGCGGCTTCGGCGGAGCCGGGGGCCTGGCCGAGTGGCTGCGGGCGCACCGGGTGGATGCCCTCATCGACGCCACCCATCCTTTCGCGGAGACGATCAGTTTCAACGCGGCTTCGGCCGCCGCCACCGCCCATGTTCCCCTGCTGGCGCTGCGCCGCCCGGGCTGGGTGCCCGTGGCGGGCGACCGGTGGCACCCGGCCGGCTCCCTGGACGCCGCCGCCGGGCTCCTGCCCGCGCTGGGCCGCCGTGTTTTCCTCACGACGGGGCGGATGGGACTTGCCGCCTTCGCGGGGCTGGACGAGCTGTGGTTCCTGATGCGTTCGGTGGACGCCCCCGAAGCGCCGTTCCCGGCCCGGATGGAGGTCCTGCTGGACCGGGGCCCGTTCACCCTCGACGGGGAACGGGAGCTGATCCGCAGCCGCCGCATCGACGTCGTGGTCACCAAGGACAGCGGCGGCGACGCGACCGCCCCCAAGCTCACCGCCGCCCGGGAGGCCGGAATCCCCGTGGTCGTGGTCGGCCGGCCGCCGGTACCCGAGGGGGTCCCGGTGGCCGGCACACCGGAGCAGGCCGTGGCCTGGCTGCGGGAGACGGTGGCGGCCCGTCCTTAA